Genomic DNA from Lutibacter sp. A80:
CGCTATAATATGATAATGAGTTGCCAACATTGGAATCAAATTTCTATAAGAATGAGAGGAAGATGGATATCCATGCAATAATACTATTGTAGGTTTTGTTGAATTTCCAGCTTCTCTATAAAATAATTTATGCCCATCAACAATTTTATAGTTATAAGTTGTTGGTGGCGGTAAAAAATAGTGTTCTTTTTTTTGCTCTTCTTTCTTAGAATTACAAGCTGTTAGTAACAGTAAGATATTTAAAATTAGTATATTTTTTTTCATTATTTTTTAATTAATTACAACAGTTTGTATAACAACATAGGCGTAAAAAAGCATTCTTTTTTGATGTATTACTTAACCTTATCAAAAAAAATTTACTTCTAACTTTATTTATGTACATAAAACTATAAATTTAACTTAAATACCCCTAAGTTTTTATACATTGTTATTGTACTTTTTTAATTTCTTCCTGCCATAATACCTCCATCAGTATCCCAAATTGCACCAGTAACCCAAGAAGTTTTATCTGAAAGTAAAAATAAAATACTGTTTGCAATATCCACGGGCTCACCTATTTTACCGATTGGATGAAAAGCATTAAAGCCTGTTAATGCTTTTTTAGCTTCTTCTTTTCCACCAAATACATCGTGGTAAACTGGTGTATTCACAATTGCAGGTGAAACAGCATTTACTCGAATATTATAATCTGCTAATTCCATAGCTAAATTTTTTGTTAAAGAGTGTAATCCCGCTTTTTGCATAGAATATGCAGCTGAAGGAGTTGCTTTTACTGCTTGTTTTGCCCACATTGAACCAACATTAACAATTGAACCACCTCCGGTAGCTTTCATTTTTTTAGCTACACTTTGGGTAATAAAAAAGAAACCTCTATTTAAATCTAAGTAAGAGTTATAATCTTCTATAGTATGATCTAAAAAAGGTTTAGGACCAAAAATACCAGATGCATTAACCAAGTAATCTAAATTATCTAAAGCTTCAATTTTTGCGATTAAAGCTGTTACTTCACTTATATTTGATATGTTAATTTTATGCTTTACCAAATTAGCAGTATCGTCTATTTTATTTATATTTCTTCCTACAATATGTACTGTTGCTCCTTTTTCTAATAAAGCATTTGTTGTTGCTTTCCCAATACCACTTGTTCCTCCAATAATTAAGGCTACTTTGTTTGTTAAATTTTCCATTTTTTTATTTTAATTATTAATTAATGTTAAACAGACAGACAAGTCTGTCTTTTATTGTGTAAATTTTTTTATTCTAATAAATAAGAACAAAGATTTTTTGCCTCTTTAATTGGCCAGTTTGCTTGATGTAAATGACTCTCTCCTACTGCACTTTCATATAATAAATATATTTTTCGAGATTTAGAGTCTAATTCCTCTTCTTTAATTGTTGTAATATTTGTTGCTATAAGCTTTGAAATAAATTGAATAAATACTTTCTTTTGAAGCTGTATTTCTTTTCGTATTTTTTTATTATCTAAAGGAATTTCAGAAATTGTTTTTATACACCAACAACCATTAAACTCATTAGATTTAAAGAATAATTCAAGAAAATCAAAAATAGCTAATACTTGTAATTTTCCTTTTGGTTTAGAGGCTGTATATTCTTTAATACTTTCAATAAAAGTTGTGTCTTTAAATTGCAAGTAAGCAATACAAATATCTTCTTTCGATTTAAAATGATTATATAGTGTTGCCTTAGCAATACCTGCTTCAGAAATAATTTCATTTATTCCTGTAGCATTATAGCCATTCTTATAAAACAAAGATGAGGCTGTTTCAATAATTCTATTTTTAATTTCTGAATGTTTCAAGGTACAAATATATATAAAAAAATTAAAAACAGACAAGTCTGTCTATTTTTTTTAACATATTATTAATAGCTCTAATTTATTGTGTAGAATAATAAACCTATATTTTTTTATTTAAGCGCTGTTTGTTGTTTACGGAAATTATTATTCTGCATTTTGATAGGATTCCTTCAGCCATTTTTTTAGTTCACTATCAATATCTTCTACATTTGTGAGTTTTACTCTATGTGAACACATTGTTCCAAACGGACCTGAGTTTTCAAGTCGATCAGTTGTTGGTTTGTTCTTAAATTTTAAACCTAAATCAATTCTAGTTTTAGTTGCAGGTTTAATTAACGCAAATTGTTTTTTTCTGATTATACTTACACTCGTCTTTTTTGGTGTAATTGTAATGTCTCTACCTAATTCATGAATCACAGCTAACAAACTTTTGTAAATTATAAACAGATTTTCCTTTCCTTGGTATTGATTGTTAACCAGATCCGTTGGAGATTCATTTTTTTCTTTTGATAATGCTACAATAGTATTTGCATAACCGTGCGTTACATTATGTTCTTTTTTAAGAAAATTAACAGCTTCTGAATGTTTGGTGAAAGACTTTGCTTTAAGCATTGCTTTCCATTCACTTAAAGATTTTCCTGTTTTTTCAGGCATATTATCAATCATTGTTTGAAGTGCTTTATCCATATTATTCTTTTTTTATGTCTATATCTGTTTCTAAATAAAAAATTAAATTCATTAATAGCTTTTCGTTAGCAGGAATGAAATAATTCATCAGGTAAAAAATTTAACATTATTCTTATACCCAATACCGCAAGATTTTACACTTGTTTTTCCTTTTCTATTTCATTAAAGTAAATAATATTGTAAAAGTCTTTTGCTTCATTTTCCATAAATTTAGGGAAATTATCGGTTATCTCTGCTTAAAGCGTAATCAGTTTTTTAGGAGCTTAATTTACAATATCTAATTTAATTGTTGTGCTATCTCCAATCTTCCCAGCTTTTTATAGTTCTTTTCTTTGTTCTAGTACATTATTTAATTTCTAATATTACTTGTTAAAAACATATTTTATTCCAGTTGCATAAGAAATAGGATATGTATTTTCGTAATCACTTTCTGCATATTCAATTGCCTCAAAATCCAACCAGTTATAGTTTGCTTTTTTAATTAGATTAATTAATTTGTTACATTCAACACGATCATTAGTTTTTGAAAAAGTAAAATGAAGTTTTTTATTTAAGTTCCTTTTAGGAATAGCATTTTTCTCAATTAATTGCATAATAAAAGCTGCGTATTTTGGTGATGGATCTGTAGCAATAAAATTATTGAACACAGAAGGCTCTTGATTTTCATTAAAAAGAGCCATAAGAACTATACCTGATTCACTTCCTCTACCGATTAATGTTTTAGACTGGTTTTTGGTGTATTTGCTATCAACATAAGATGCCATATTTTTAAAAATTGCATACTGCTCTTGAAATGTTTCTGGTTCAGCATCAAACTCTGGTATATTTTCTAAACTAACAACTAATGCATCAAATCCCTGAATTTGAGTTACACCATCAATTACCCTTTCAAATTCGTCAGTTGCTAGTTTAAAATGCTGTTCTGCAAAATCTATTAAATAGATGACTGGCAGATTTTTATTGGATTCATATGAGGCTGGAAAATATATTTTTCCTTTGTTTTTTTTTCCACCTGATATAAAAGTAAACGTTTCAATTTTTGAAAACGTTTCAGCTTCATTTGTTTCTGTTGGAAATTTTTCGATGCTTAAAAATAAAATACTTCCAAATGCTATAAATAAGGATATTATTATGAACTTTACTTTCATAATTTCATATGTAATTAGTTAATAGATATTTACAAGTTACAAATTTTAAAATTATGCAGCCTTTATTCAGGACGAGTTGCTGTAAAACGTTAGACTTTCCAACTAAAACACTGTAATTATTTCACTTTCAGGTAACCTTGATTTTGGTGTTTTATCAGTCGTATTAAAATCACTTTCGGTTCTGTATCCAATTGCCACTGCAGTAATTGACGTAAATCCTTTTTCACGTAAGCCAAATTCTTCATCTAATGCTTTTACATCAATACCTTCCATTGGACAAGCGTCTATACCAAGGGCCGCAACTCCTAATAAAAAGTTTCCAATATTCAGATAGACTTGTTTTTCCATCCAATGTTGTACATCTTTTAAGTCATATTTATGAATGTCAGCAAAAGCATTTCTACCACCATTTACATTTTGCTTTATTTCTTCATTAGGAAACCTTCCGTCCTGGTCTTCAACGTCTAAAAGATGTTGCATATAATCCTTACCTGCCGAAAGTCTTGAGCAAAATAAAACCACGTGCGAAGCATTTAATATCTTGGCCTCATTAAAGATAAAAAAGCCTTGTGTCCCTTTTGCCATTCGTTTTTTTCCTTGATCTGTACTTGCAATTATAAAATGCCAAGGTTGAATGTTGGTGCTGGAAGGACTCATTCTTAAAAGCTCTTTTACGTTATCAAAATCTGTTTCCGATATTTTTTTGTTTGGGTCAAAATCCTTTGTGGAATACCTCCAGTTTAGTGCTTCTATTATGTTCATTTTTATTATGTTTTTAAAATTTACCGTTGTTGTTCTTCCATTCGTTTTTAGGTGCAATCGTTTCCATTACGTCCCAATGTTCAGCAATTTTTCCATTTTCAACTCTAAATAAGTCGTAAAAAGAAGTGTGATTGTCTGCAAATGAACCTTCGCTAACTGTTAATACGAAATTCCCTTCCCCTAAAACGCTGTGAACTTTATCATATTTCATAGTAATATCTTGTGAAGCCATATATTCTAATGCTTTTCCAAGTCCTGAAAGTCCATTTGCAATATTAGGATTGTGCTGTATGTAATTATCTCCATCAAAATATCCAGCCAATTTTTCCATTTTTCCGTTTACTAAAATATCATTCACAAAATTCTCAACTAAAGTTTTGTTTTCTTCAGTTTTATCGATGTCTTTAATTTCAGTTGCTCCATCAATCATAGTGTTTCCACTTGGATTTGGGTTTGCTGGTGTTTCTTGCAGATTATCCCAATGTTCAACAATTTTCCCATTTTCAAATCTAAAAATATCGAAACCGATTTTTGGTCCGAAAAAGTTGTAATCTGTTTGAGTAAACACAAAATCACCATCTTCAAAAGCTCTAACTGTATTCACTTTTGCAGAATTAGGAGGAAGTTGTTGTAATAAAGTTCCAAATCCAGCAAGTCCGTCTGCAATTCCAAGATTATGTTGAATATATTTATTAGGGTTAATGTACCCAGCAGGTTCTTGTGCACCAGTTTCAATGCTTTTTAAAAGAGTAACTACTTTTTCTTTGTTTGAAATTTCCATTTTTTCTTCTTTTTTAGTTTCTGAATTTGTTGTTTTCTGATTGTTGCAAGCGGTTAACCCTATTGCTAAAACTACCGTTGCACTTAATAGTATCTTTTTCATTTTTTATGATTTTAAATTGATACTGCAAAGTTGCAATGAAGAAGAAAAAAAGAAACGATAAAAAAAGTCCTTTGAATGATACTTTTACGCCAAAGTGAAGTTTTCTTTAAATTCAACAGGTGTTTTACCAGTGTGTTTTTTAAAGTATTTTATAAAATTGGTAGGCTCCTCAAAGCCTAATGAGAACGCTATCTCCTTAACACTTTCGTTTGTATGAGACAATAATCTTTTTGACTCTAACAAAACTCTATCGTTAATGATATTTTTAGGTGTCTTTCCAAAAATTTTAGAAGTTACTTGGTTAAGTCTTTTTGGTGTCAGGTGCATTTTTTGACAGTAAAAATTAACTTTTTTATGGCTTACAAAATTGTCATCTAATAAGGTTTTAAAATACAATGCCTGTTCAAGGTTGGCATCTTTTTTAAATTCTATAAAATCTTGTTTTCGTCTTTCCCGTTCGGAATGTAGTAGAAGGTTACGCAAATCGTTTCGTAGTAAGTCAGATTGATAGTTGTCTTTGGCGTTTTTTAATTCAGTTTCCAATAATTCAAAAACAGTCTTAATAATAGATTCGTTCTTGGGTAATTGTATCTGTGAAATCGATAGTAAGTCGTTGAACAAAATACTACTTCTCAAAAATGTTGTATCTGTTTCTGTTTTGCAGAAAAAACTGTCGGTAAAAAAAATGGCTTTTCCTTTGAATTTAGTTTTATAGTCGAATATTTGAACGCTATTTTTATTGACAAAAAGTAATGAGTTTGGTTTGATTTTTATTGGGTTAAAATCGACCAAATGTGTTGGAGCGCCTTTTTGAAACCACAAAATCTGATAAAATTCCGCTCGATGTGGTTTTTTTATTTCTTCGGAAAACCCATCGAAAAGTAAGTCAAAATCTATAATTTCAAATTCCTGCGGAAGTCCTTCTTTGAAGTCATATTTTTGGATTTTTTCTTTCAATTTATTATTACTCTATTGTTTTATTACCTGTCTAGTCCTGAAATATGGCTACAGGTTAAAATTGAATTTACGCTGTTAATTTATATACCATATTTGGTGTTTTAAAGTCTAAAGATAAGTGTAATCTTTCTTGGTTGTATAAATTAATTGCATTTTTTGCTGCTCTTTTTGCATGAGTCGTATTCATAAAGGTTTGATCTAGATAAAACTCATCTTTTAATATTCCTTTTACACGTTCTGCCATTGCATTTTCATAACAATGATTTTCTTCAGTCATACTAATTTCTATTTTTTTCTTTTAAGAATATTAGTGTATACATTACTACAATATTGTATTCCTCTATCTGAATGATGAGTAAGATTTTTAATGTTTGTCTTTTTATACAAAGCTTTATTAAGAGCTCTTACGCATCCTTTAAGTTCTAGGCTATCACTAAGGTCATATCCTACAATTTTTCTTGAATACATATCTGTAATCAAAGCCAGATAACAAAAACCTTTTAAGGTTCTGATATAGGAGATGTCAGATACCCATACTTGATTAGG
This window encodes:
- a CDS encoding SDR family NAD(P)-dependent oxidoreductase, with amino-acid sequence MENLTNKVALIIGGTSGIGKATTNALLEKGATVHIVGRNINKIDDTANLVKHKINISNISEVTALIAKIEALDNLDYLVNASGIFGPKPFLDHTIEDYNSYLDLNRGFFFITQSVAKKMKATGGGSIVNVGSMWAKQAVKATPSAAYSMQKAGLHSLTKNLAMELADYNIRVNAVSPAIVNTPVYHDVFGGKEEAKKALTGFNAFHPIGKIGEPVDIANSILFLLSDKTSWVTGAIWDTDGGIMAGRN
- a CDS encoding TetR/AcrR family transcriptional regulator: MKHSEIKNRIIETASSLFYKNGYNATGINEIISEAGIAKATLYNHFKSKEDICIAYLQFKDTTFIESIKEYTASKPKGKLQVLAIFDFLELFFKSNEFNGCWCIKTISEIPLDNKKIRKEIQLQKKVFIQFISKLIATNITTIKEEELDSKSRKIYLLYESAVGESHLHQANWPIKEAKNLCSYLLE
- the nfsB gene encoding oxygen-insensitive NAD(P)H nitroreductase — protein: MNIIEALNWRYSTKDFDPNKKISETDFDNVKELLRMSPSSTNIQPWHFIIASTDQGKKRMAKGTQGFFIFNEAKILNASHVVLFCSRLSAGKDYMQHLLDVEDQDGRFPNEEIKQNVNGGRNAFADIHKYDLKDVQHWMEKQVYLNIGNFLLGVAALGIDACPMEGIDVKALDEEFGLREKGFTSITAVAIGYRTESDFNTTDKTPKSRLPESEIITVF
- a CDS encoding AraC family transcriptional regulator, encoding MKEKIQKYDFKEGLPQEFEIIDFDLLFDGFSEEIKKPHRAEFYQILWFQKGAPTHLVDFNPIKIKPNSLLFVNKNSVQIFDYKTKFKGKAIFFTDSFFCKTETDTTFLRSSILFNDLLSISQIQLPKNESIIKTVFELLETELKNAKDNYQSDLLRNDLRNLLLHSERERRKQDFIEFKKDANLEQALYFKTLLDDNFVSHKKVNFYCQKMHLTPKRLNQVTSKIFGKTPKNIINDRVLLESKRLLSHTNESVKEIAFSLGFEEPTNFIKYFKKHTGKTPVEFKENFTLA
- a CDS encoding DUF4287 domain-containing protein is translated as MDKALQTMIDNMPEKTGKSLSEWKAMLKAKSFTKHSEAVNFLKKEHNVTHGYANTIVALSKEKNESPTDLVNNQYQGKENLFIIYKSLLAVIHELGRDITITPKKTSVSIIRKKQFALIKPATKTRIDLGLKFKNKPTTDRLENSGPFGTMCSHRVKLTNVEDIDSELKKWLKESYQNAE
- a CDS encoding integrase core domain-containing protein, whose protein sequence is MTEENHCYENAMAERVKGILKDEFYLDQTFMNTTHAKRAAKNAINLYNQERLHLSLDFKTPNMVYKLTA
- a CDS encoding nuclear transport factor 2 family protein, whose protein sequence is MKKILLSATVVLAIGLTACNNQKTTNSETKKEEKMEISNKEKVVTLLKSIETGAQEPAGYINPNKYIQHNLGIADGLAGFGTLLQQLPPNSAKVNTVRAFEDGDFVFTQTDYNFFGPKIGFDIFRFENGKIVEHWDNLQETPANPNPSGNTMIDGATEIKDIDKTEENKTLVENFVNDILVNGKMEKLAGYFDGDNYIQHNPNIANGLSGLGKALEYMASQDITMKYDKVHSVLGEGNFVLTVSEGSFADNHTSFYDLFRVENGKIAEHWDVMETIAPKNEWKNNNGKF